A stretch of the Balearica regulorum gibbericeps isolate bBalReg1 chromosome 25, bBalReg1.pri, whole genome shotgun sequence genome encodes the following:
- the BYSL gene encoding bystin — MPKARRARGSGPGPMLPLAEQILREAAPRPTARGKRRGGQAEEEEEGGGGGGEEGYVDARLSRRILEQARRQQEELEAEHGPGAPAAPKQRSTALGPAVRGPGSDSEDDEEWPSLEAAAGRSGECCGEVAVDPEDEKAIEMFMNKNPPLRRTLADIIMEKITEKQTEVETALSEISGCPMPQLDPRVLEVYRGVREVLSKYRSGKLPKAFKIIPALSNWEQILYITEPETWTAAAMYQATRIFSSNLKERMAQRFYNLVLLPRVRDDISEYKRLNFHLYMALKKALFKPAAWFKGILIPLCESGTCTLREAIIIGSILTKCSIPVLHSSAAMLKIAEMQYSGANSIFLRLLIDKKYALPFRVVDALVFHFLAFRTDQRVLPVLWHQSFLAFAQRYKEDLSSEQKEALLELLKFHSHPQISQEIRRELVNSKTRDVEGQQPVAME, encoded by the exons ATGCCCAAGGCCCGGCGGGCGCGGGgctccggccccggccccaTGTTGCCGCTGGCCGAGCAGATCCTGCGGGAGGCGGCCCCGCGGCCCACGGCGCGGGGGAAGCGGCGCGGCGGCCaggccgaggaggaggaggagggcggcggcggcggcggggaggagggcTATGTGGACGCGCGGCTGTCCCGGCGCATCCTGGAGCAGGCACGGcggcagcaggaggagctggaggccGAGCACGGCCCCggcgcgcccgccgcccccaAGCAGCGCAGCACGGCGCTGG GCCCGGCGGTGCGCGGCCCCGGCTCGGACTCGGAGGACGATGAGGAGTGGCCTTCGCtcgaggcggcggcgggccggAGCGGGGAGTGCTGCGGGGAGGTGGCGGTGGACCCCGAGGACGAGAAGGCCATCGAGATGTTCATGAACAAGAACCCGCCGCTGAG GCGCACGCTGGCGGACATCATCATGGAGAAGATCACGGAGAAGCAGACCGAGGTGGAGACGGCGCTGTCGGAGATCTCGGGCTGCCCCATGCCCCAGCTCGATCCCCGCGTCCTGGAGGTCTACAGGGGCGTCAGAGAG GTGCTGTCCAAATACAGGAGCGGGAAACTCCCCAAGGCATTTAAAATCATTCCTGCCTTGTCCAACTGGGAGCAGATCCTCTACATCACAGAGCCGGAGACATGGACAGCAGCAGCCATGTACCAAGCCACCAG GATATTTTCATCTAACCTGAAAGAGAGGATGGCCCAGCGGTTCTACAACCTGGTGCTGCTGCCACGGGTCAGGGATGATATCAGCGAGTATAAGCGCCTCAATTTTCACCTCTACATGGCTTTGAAGAAGGCTCTGTTCAAGCCAGCAGCCTGGTTCAAAG GGATCCTCATCCCCCTGTGCGAGTCAGGGACCTGCACGCTGCGGGAGGCCATCATCATCGGCAGCATCCTCACCAAGTGCTCCATCCCCGTGCTCCACTCCAG CGCGGCCATGCTGAAGATCGCTGAGATGCAGTACAGCGGCGCCAACAGCATTTTCCTACGGCTGCTCATCGACAAGAAGTACGCCCTGCCCTTCCGCGTGGTGGATGCCCTCGTCTTCCACTTCCTGGCCTTCCGCACGGACCAGCGGGTGCTGCCCGTGCTGTGGCACCAGAGCTTCCTGGCCTTTGCCCAGCGCTACAAGGAGGACCTCTCCTCGGAGCAGAAGGAGGCTTTGCTCGAGCTACTCAAGTTCCACAGCCATCCGCAGATCTCGCAGGAGATCCGGAGAGAGCTGGTGAACTCCAAGACGCGGGATGTGGAGGGGCAGCAGCCCGTGGCCATGGAGTGA
- the MED20 gene encoding mediator of RNA polymerase II transcription subunit 20, which translates to MGVTCVAQVPVAEGKSVQQTVEILTRKLELLGAEKQGTFCVDCETYHTAASTISSQGQTGKLMYVMHNSEYPLSCFALFENGPCLIADANFDILMVKLKGFFQNAKANKIESRGTRYQYCDFLVKVGTVTMGPSARGISVEVEYCPCVIANDCWSLLIEFMQSFMGNHTPGIPSVFGTKHDSIYSPADTMVQYMELFNKIRKQQQVPVAGIR; encoded by the exons ATGGGGGTCACCTG CGTGGCGCAGGTGCCGGTGGCGGAGGGGAAGAGCGTGCAGCAGACGGTGGAGATCCTGACGCGgaagctggagctgctgggggccGAGAAGCAGGGCACCTTCTGCGTGGACTGCGAGACCTACCACACCGCCGCCTCCACCATCAGCAGCCAAG GGCAGACAGGCAAGCTGATGTATGTGATGCACAACTCGGAATATCCcctcagctgctttgctctctTTGAAAATGGTCCCTGCCTCATAGCAGATGCCAACTTTGATATCCTTATGGTGAAGTTGAAAGGCTTCTTCCAAAATGCCAAGGCGAACAAGATAGAGAGCCGGGGCACCCGCTACCAGTACTGTGACTTCTTGGTGAAGGTGGGCACGGTTACAATGGGGCCCAGTGCCCGCGGGATATCTGTGGAG GTGGAGTACTGCCCCTGCGTGATAGCCAACGACTGCTGGAGCCTGCTCATCGAGTTCATGCAGAGCTTCATGGGGAACCACACTCCCGGCATCCCGTCCGTGTTTGGCACCAAGCACGACAGCATCTACAGCCCAGCGGACACGATGGTTCAGTACATGGAGCTGTTCAACAAGATCcgcaagcagcagcaggtgccTGTAGCGGGAATCAGATGA